In the Colwellia sp. 20A7 genome, one interval contains:
- a CDS encoding DEAD/DEAH box helicase: MKFSSLPLISSLQENLKTLEYTQATDIQEKAIPLILAGNDVMARAKTGTGKTAAFALPILNNLLVTPNRATALSVLVLAPTRELVQQIYTNFNQYSINTDLKVAAVFGGVSIKPQVSNIAEGVDVLIATPGRLLDLLFNKHLSLDELSVLVFDEADRILDLGFKAEIDRIMQQVPEKRQTLLFSATFDDSLYKFSKLLLQDPQVITIDEKTEIADSVEQLVYTVDADRKRELLSYLIGSKNWKQVLIFTRTKQTADDLAKELCKDGIKAQSLHGDKSQGARDKALLEFKEGKTRALVATDVAARGIDIVDLGYVVNYELPYVAEDYVHRIGRTGRAGKSGLALSLLSPSEEWLLTAIEKVIDERLLQQWLPGYEPDLTKVSAPKRPENKKKARDKALRGRNSNNRRRK, encoded by the coding sequence ATGAAATTCTCTAGTCTTCCACTAATAAGTTCTTTACAAGAAAACCTCAAAACACTTGAGTATACTCAGGCAACTGATATTCAAGAAAAAGCTATACCTCTTATTCTAGCGGGTAATGATGTTATGGCTAGGGCAAAAACAGGGACAGGTAAAACTGCTGCTTTTGCGTTACCGATACTTAATAATCTTCTTGTTACTCCGAATAGAGCTACGGCATTATCTGTTTTAGTGCTTGCGCCAACTAGAGAGTTAGTTCAACAGATTTATACAAATTTTAATCAATATAGCATTAATACTGACCTTAAAGTAGCCGCTGTTTTTGGTGGCGTAAGTATCAAGCCGCAAGTGAGTAATATCGCTGAAGGTGTTGATGTGTTGATCGCGACACCTGGGCGATTATTAGATTTATTATTTAATAAGCACTTAAGTTTGGATGAGTTATCTGTTTTAGTGTTTGATGAAGCTGACCGAATATTAGATCTTGGCTTTAAAGCCGAAATTGATCGTATCATGCAGCAAGTACCAGAAAAAAGGCAGACGTTATTATTTTCCGCCACATTTGACGATTCATTATATAAATTTAGTAAATTACTATTGCAAGATCCTCAAGTGATTACTATTGATGAAAAAACTGAAATAGCCGATAGTGTTGAGCAGCTTGTGTATACCGTTGATGCAGATCGAAAGCGTGAATTACTGTCCTATTTAATTGGTTCTAAAAATTGGAAGCAAGTGCTTATTTTTACTCGAACTAAACAAACAGCAGACGATCTTGCCAAAGAACTTTGTAAAGATGGTATTAAAGCTCAGTCACTTCATGGCGATAAGTCACAAGGTGCTCGAGATAAAGCATTATTAGAATTTAAAGAAGGAAAAACACGAGCTCTGGTCGCTACTGATGTAGCTGCTCGTGGTATCGATATAGTTGATTTAGGTTATGTTGTTAATTATGAGTTACCTTATGTTGCTGAAGATTATGTACATCGTATTGGCCGTACAGGTCGTGCTGGTAAAAGTGGTTTAGCGCTTTCTTTACTTTCACCAAGTGAAGAGTGGTTATTAACGGCGATTGAAAAAGTGATTGATGAACGATTATTACAACAGTGGTTACCAGGTTATGAACCTGATTTAACAAAAGTTAGTGCTCCTAAGAGACCAGAAAATAAAAAGAAAGCAAGAGATAAGGCGTTAAGAGGTCGTAACAGTAATAATAGACGCAGAAAATAA
- a CDS encoding FecR family protein, translating into MSNVSQFHTKEDIQAQACLWISRMDRGLSLFEQQELVVWCEQNTAHLNALLDMASYWDDVSVLNELSDLFPLDKLKTIRHHFSAIVLAASVAIVSILSVNAFIDKSFLPFIPSLNEQSLTQTQILKTNVGEQNSFTMNDGTHIQLNTNTIVHVSYTPSSRQLTLMQGEARFDIAKDKSRPFTVTSGDKSFTALGTIFNVQKNGHSDIELMVTEGRVLITKATETLEVIKHTLLTTDENTNKTELPGILVNSGEKATITKQSEMPIEQVSLDQIQRDLAWQQGMLIFNGEPLSNALTEVSRYTETHFKITDPKIANIKVSGYFKANDVEGLLASLKSNFNISYSKTANSTILLALNE; encoded by the coding sequence ATGAGCAATGTAAGTCAATTTCACACTAAAGAAGACATTCAGGCACAAGCTTGCCTTTGGATTAGTCGTATGGATCGTGGCTTATCGCTATTTGAACAACAAGAATTAGTTGTTTGGTGCGAGCAGAATACTGCACACCTTAATGCGTTATTAGATATGGCCTCATATTGGGATGACGTTTCTGTTCTTAATGAGTTAAGTGATTTATTTCCATTAGATAAGCTTAAAACAATTCGTCATCACTTCTCTGCTATCGTATTAGCGGCCAGCGTTGCTATTGTGTCTATACTTTCAGTCAATGCCTTTATTGATAAATCATTTTTACCTTTCATTCCTTCGTTAAACGAGCAATCGTTAACACAAACACAAATCTTAAAAACCAATGTAGGTGAGCAGAATAGCTTTACTATGAATGATGGTACTCACATTCAATTAAATACAAATACGATTGTTCATGTGTCTTACACACCATCATCACGCCAATTAACATTAATGCAAGGGGAAGCAAGATTTGATATAGCTAAAGATAAATCACGTCCCTTCACTGTAACCTCGGGTGATAAATCATTCACAGCATTAGGGACTATATTTAATGTACAAAAAAATGGTCATAGTGATATTGAATTGATGGTAACTGAAGGTAGAGTTTTAATTACTAAAGCAACAGAAACACTTGAAGTGATAAAGCATACTTTACTAACAACAGATGAAAACACAAATAAAACAGAGTTACCTGGAATACTTGTCAATTCAGGTGAAAAAGCGACAATAACAAAACAGTCTGAAATGCCTATTGAACAAGTATCACTTGATCAAATACAGCGTGATTTAGCTTGGCAACAAGGTATGCTAATTTTTAATGGTGAGCCGTTATCCAATGCACTAACTGAAGTAAGTAGGTACACTGAAACTCATTTTAAAATAACTGACCCTAAAATTGCCAACATTAAAGTATCAGGGTACTTTAAAGCTAACGATGTAGAAGGTTTATTAGCCTCACTAAAAAGTAATTTTAACATTAGTTATTCAAAAACAGCTAATAGTACAATTTTACTTGCCTTAAATGAATAA
- a CDS encoding helix-turn-helix domain-containing protein, with protein MTHNLSQLISSTSNARMRLRLLAVSHFIDGKNRTQIATFLKVSRTSVNKWIHTYLHDGLEGLKEKKHTGRPKSLDDKQLSQLKSFVINSAIKPSGGRLQGKDVQEYIATEFGVVYQKSNVYDTLHQLELSWVTTRSKHPKQSIETQETFKKIPI; from the coding sequence ATGACTCATAACTTATCACAGCTTATTTCATCAACGAGTAATGCAAGAATGCGATTACGATTGCTTGCTGTATCTCACTTTATCGATGGAAAAAATCGCACACAAATAGCTACTTTCTTGAAAGTTAGCCGCACTAGCGTTAATAAATGGATCCATACTTATTTACATGATGGCTTAGAGGGACTTAAAGAAAAAAAACATACAGGTCGCCCAAAATCTTTGGATGATAAGCAGCTGTCACAACTGAAAAGTTTTGTTATCAATTCTGCTATAAAACCGAGTGGTGGTAGGCTTCAAGGAAAAGATGTACAAGAATATATTGCGACAGAGTTTGGTGTTGTCTACCAAAAATCTAATGTATACGACACACTACACCAGCTTGAACTAAGCTGGGTAACAACACGTTCAAAGCACCCTAAGCAATCCATTGAGACACAAGAAACCTTTAAAAAAATTCCAATTTGA
- a CDS encoding helix-turn-helix domain-containing protein, protein MTHNLSQLISSTTNARMRLRLLAVSHFIDGKNRTQIATFLKVSRTSVNKWIHTYLHDGLEGLKEKKHTGRPKSLDDKQLSQLKSFVINSAIKPSGGRLQGKDIQEYIATEFGVVYQKSNVYDTLHQLELSWVTTRSKHPKQSIETQETFKKIPI, encoded by the coding sequence ATGACTCATAACTTATCACAGCTTATTTCATCAACGACTAATGCAAGAATGCGATTACGATTGCTTGCTGTATCTCACTTTATCGATGGAAAAAATCGCACACAAATAGCTACTTTCTTGAAAGTTAGCCGCACTAGCGTTAATAAATGGATCCATACTTATTTACATGATGGCTTAGAGGGACTTAAAGAAAAAAAACATACAGGTCGCCCAAAATCTTTGGATGATAAGCAGCTATCACAACTGAAAAGTTTTGTTATCAATTCTGCTATAAAACCGAGTGGTGGTAGGCTTCAAGGAAAAGATATACAAGAATATATTGCGACAGAGTTTGGTGTTGTCTACCAAAAATCTAATGTATACGACACACTACACCAGCTTGAACTAAGCTGGGTAACAACACGTTCAAAGCACCCTAAGCAATCCATTGAGACACAAGAAACCTTTAAAAAAATTCCAATTTGA
- a CDS encoding IS630 family transposase — MRHKKPLKKFQFETIAKIPLSISLDQVDVWFQDEARFGQQNTTTRVWAEKGTRPRAIKQQQFTYAYLFGAVCITNGKTEAIVAPLSNMDVMASHLALISKATEEGRHAVVLMDGASWHQKYLDDEYNNLTIIHIPPYSPELNPIEQVWSWMRQNEIANRCFKDYEDIVEKCSEAWNSFRSNTNTNSDNFVI, encoded by the coding sequence TTGAGACACAAGAAACCTTTAAAAAAATTCCAATTTGAAACGATCGCCAAGATCCCGTTATCGATATCGCTTGATCAAGTCGATGTGTGGTTTCAGGATGAAGCGCGGTTTGGTCAGCAAAACACAACGACCAGAGTGTGGGCAGAAAAAGGAACGCGCCCTAGGGCAATCAAACAGCAGCAGTTTACCTACGCTTATTTGTTTGGCGCAGTCTGCATCACCAATGGAAAAACAGAAGCTATCGTAGCCCCATTAAGTAATATGGATGTGATGGCGTCACACTTAGCACTCATTTCAAAGGCGACAGAAGAGGGACGACATGCTGTAGTCTTGATGGATGGTGCCAGTTGGCATCAAAAGTATCTTGATGACGAATACAACAATTTGACGATCATCCATATTCCTCCCTATTCACCCGAGTTAAATCCAATTGAGCAAGTGTGGTCATGGATGAGGCAGAATGAAATAGCTAACCGTTGTTTCAAGGATTATGAGGATATTGTTGAGAAGTGCTCAGAAGCTTGGAACAGCTTCAGAAGTAATACTAATACCAATTCCGATAATTTTGTGATCTAA
- the yaaA gene encoding peroxide stress protein YaaA gives MLLIVSPAKKLDFESPLATTKISQPNLLEHSELLIERCVKLSSDQIASLMKLSDKLAGLNAARFGEWSQPFTTENARQAILAFNGDVYSGLDAPSFNNADFDFSQKHLRILSGLYGLLKPLDLMQAYRLEMGTKLDNCRGSNLYQFWGNIITEQLNEVLAEQQSDILINLASNEYFKVVNKKLLNAKIITPQFKDWKNDQYKIISFYAKRARGLMARYIIQNQITDVEQLKDFDLAGYQYSRDLTQGNDLVFTRKSI, from the coding sequence ATGTTACTTATTGTTTCTCCTGCAAAAAAACTAGATTTCGAATCGCCTTTAGCAACAACGAAAATCAGTCAACCAAACTTACTAGAGCATAGCGAACTATTAATTGAACGTTGTGTTAAATTGTCTTCAGATCAAATTGCCTCATTGATGAAGTTAAGTGATAAATTGGCAGGGTTGAACGCAGCAAGATTTGGTGAATGGTCCCAACCATTTACTACCGAAAATGCACGTCAAGCTATCTTAGCTTTTAATGGCGATGTCTATAGTGGTTTAGATGCTCCTTCATTTAATAACGCTGACTTTGACTTTTCACAAAAACATTTGCGTATTCTATCGGGTCTATACGGTTTATTAAAACCGTTAGATTTAATGCAAGCATATAGATTAGAGATGGGAACCAAACTTGATAACTGTCGTGGTAGTAACTTGTATCAGTTTTGGGGAAATATAATCACAGAGCAATTAAATGAAGTATTAGCCGAGCAACAAAGCGATATTTTAATTAATTTAGCTTCTAATGAATATTTTAAAGTCGTTAATAAAAAGTTATTGAATGCAAAGATCATCACTCCACAGTTTAAAGACTGGAAGAATGACCAATATAAAATTATTAGTTTTTATGCGAAAAGGGCGCGAGGTTTAATGGCTCGTTATATTATTCAAAACCAAATCACTGATGTTGAGCAGCTAAAGGACTTTGATTTAGCAGGATATCAATACAGTCGTGATTTGACTCAAGGTAATGATTTAGTGTTTACAAGAAAGTCAATTTAA
- a CDS encoding DUF3545 family protein, producing the protein MDNLNQVLASVSQPAKGKSVATNKRKWREIEQLRDKFQLEKELLIYEGSLEYMLEEF; encoded by the coding sequence ATGGATAATTTAAACCAAGTTTTAGCATCAGTTAGTCAACCTGCAAAAGGAAAAAGTGTAGCGACAAATAAAAGGAAGTGGCGTGAAATCGAACAATTAAGAGATAAATTTCAACTCGAAAAAGAATTACTAATATACGAGGGCTCTCTAGAGTATATGTTAGAGGAGTTTTAA
- the tal gene encoding transaldolase: MSSQLEQLKQMTTVVADTGDIEAIAKFQPQDATTNPSLLLKAAALPLYKNLLSDSVTWAKKQSNDKSQQVIDAADRLSVLIGLEILKTVPGRISTEVDARLSFDTNASIAKAHKLIAMYNEAGISNDRILIKLASTWEGIKAAEQLEKEGINCNLTLLFSFAQARACAEAGVYLISPFVGRILDWFKKDTGRTEYPSDEDPGVISVTDIYNYYKSKGYSTVVMGASFRNIGEILALAGCDRLTISPQLMDELANSNTHIEQKLSSKNIDKTLSAEAPLTEQEWRWEMNDDAMATEKLSEGIRNFAIDQIKLEKQLAQML, from the coding sequence ATATCTTCTCAACTTGAACAATTAAAGCAAATGACCACTGTCGTTGCCGATACCGGTGATATTGAAGCTATAGCTAAATTTCAGCCACAAGATGCTACTACAAACCCATCTTTATTATTAAAAGCTGCGGCATTACCATTGTATAAAAATTTATTGTCAGACTCTGTTACTTGGGCAAAAAAACAATCAAATGATAAGAGTCAGCAAGTTATCGATGCTGCAGATAGATTATCTGTGTTAATTGGGTTAGAAATTTTAAAAACAGTCCCTGGCCGTATTTCTACAGAAGTAGATGCGCGACTATCGTTTGATACAAACGCATCAATTGCCAAAGCTCATAAATTAATAGCCATGTATAATGAAGCAGGTATTAGTAATGATCGTATTCTAATTAAACTAGCGTCGACTTGGGAAGGAATTAAAGCAGCCGAGCAGCTTGAAAAAGAAGGCATTAATTGTAACTTAACGTTGCTCTTTAGCTTTGCACAAGCAAGAGCTTGTGCTGAAGCTGGTGTTTACCTTATATCTCCATTTGTGGGTCGTATTCTTGATTGGTTCAAAAAAGATACTGGTCGTACTGAATACCCTAGTGATGAAGATCCTGGTGTTATTTCTGTTACCGATATTTATAATTATTATAAGAGTAAAGGTTATAGCACCGTTGTTATGGGTGCTAGCTTTAGAAATATAGGTGAGATTTTAGCACTGGCTGGTTGTGATAGATTAACTATTAGCCCTCAATTAATGGATGAATTAGCTAATAGCAATACTCATATTGAACAGAAGCTAAGTAGCAAAAATATCGACAAGACCCTTTCAGCTGAAGCACCATTGACTGAACAAGAGTGGCGCTGGGAAATGAATGACGATGCGATGGCAACTGAAAAGTTGAGCGAAGGTATTCGCAATTTTGCTATTGATCAAATTAAGCTTGAAAAACAATTAGCGCAAATGCTATAA
- a CDS encoding TonB-dependent receptor plug domain-containing protein, whose protein sequence is MKNNKVKLALIPMILGAASQTALAQETAQADESSVEKISIIGSRVAGRSADDLPVPVDILSAEALANTGQTEVGRMLQAIAPSFNFSSSAISDGTDALRPATLRGLGPDQTLVLVNGKRRHQASLIHINTSVGRGTAGTDMNAIPASSIKRIEVLRDGAAAQYGSDAIAGVINIVLNDASEGGKAAISYGEYSEGDGETTNVDISKGFALGDNGYLNTTLNFRDRGYTNRAGLHGSCQFTGCTDLGDGSMLLGDPREATATRNTFRIGDADSNQFGLTVNTGYDLAGGELYGFITYSKRENESAAFFRHNANTDGNAPLLDGDATVPMGFLPKINSDIKDISYNFGYQTDFDNGATLDLSYTYGQNNIDYTTSDSINSSFANALQYNADGSYADITPDEIRNSVPKEAFAYGLELALSTINIDYTQDFDLFSLAMGAEIRTDTYKITPGDEYSYRDYDTVLGQSLFATDTGAGIQGFGGIGAISAVDETRNVISFYADAEMEVTEDLIVSGAVRYDDYDGFGDSSNFKLAANWSLTEDVAIRGAMSTGFRAPSMQQLYFNNISTQFKTNPDDPTGDQIAVQVGTFRNDSTLAQAIGIPELKEEESTNFSLGTVIRLADSINLTIDWYSIDIDDRIVLSNSLGQGLSSALDSALLAAGAGGGQFFLNGADTETTGIDIIATWNGEMLGGDLDLTFAANFTETDVVNLFTPANSGLGDVSPDKIFSEQDISIIEEWQPQDRISLSGLYRVGDFTVNLAFNRYGEYTVTDGGQQTYGAEILTDLRVNYQMNENISFNIGGNNLFDVYPDKNEIGNSRTGTIVDASGNVIVNSPGVFTYSRRSAPFGFNGAFYYAGVEYKF, encoded by the coding sequence ATGAAAAATAACAAAGTAAAATTAGCACTAATACCAATGATATTAGGTGCAGCTAGTCAAACAGCCCTAGCCCAAGAAACAGCACAGGCAGATGAAAGTAGTGTAGAAAAAATATCTATTATTGGTAGTCGTGTTGCTGGACGTTCAGCTGATGACCTACCCGTACCGGTTGATATCCTTTCAGCTGAGGCCCTTGCCAATACAGGGCAAACTGAAGTAGGTAGAATGCTACAAGCTATAGCGCCTTCTTTTAACTTCTCTAGCTCTGCTATTAGTGATGGTACCGATGCACTACGTCCCGCTACTTTACGTGGCTTAGGACCCGATCAAACGCTAGTACTTGTAAATGGAAAGCGACGTCATCAAGCAAGTTTAATACACATAAATACCTCCGTTGGTCGTGGTACTGCGGGTACAGATATGAATGCGATTCCAGCTTCATCAATTAAGCGTATAGAAGTGCTTCGAGATGGTGCTGCAGCACAATATGGCTCTGACGCAATAGCAGGTGTTATTAATATTGTTTTAAATGATGCTAGTGAAGGCGGTAAAGCAGCAATTTCTTATGGTGAATACTCAGAAGGTGATGGTGAAACTACGAATGTAGATATTTCTAAAGGCTTTGCTTTAGGAGATAACGGATATTTAAATACTACCTTAAATTTCCGTGACCGCGGTTATACTAACAGAGCGGGTTTACATGGTTCATGTCAATTCACTGGCTGTACTGATTTAGGTGATGGTAGCATGCTACTAGGTGATCCTCGTGAAGCAACAGCGACACGTAATACTTTTAGAATTGGCGATGCAGACTCAAATCAATTTGGTTTAACCGTTAACACAGGTTACGACCTAGCTGGTGGTGAATTATATGGCTTTATCACTTATTCAAAGCGTGAAAATGAATCAGCCGCTTTCTTTCGACATAATGCAAATACTGATGGTAATGCACCATTATTAGATGGTGACGCCACTGTACCAATGGGCTTCTTACCTAAAATAAATTCAGATATTAAAGATATTTCCTATAACTTTGGTTATCAAACTGACTTTGATAATGGAGCAACGTTAGATTTATCTTATACCTATGGTCAAAATAATATCGACTATACAACAAGTGATTCTATTAATTCATCTTTTGCCAATGCATTACAATATAACGCAGACGGTTCTTACGCTGATATTACACCTGATGAAATACGAAACTCAGTACCTAAAGAAGCGTTTGCCTATGGTTTAGAACTAGCTTTATCAACAATAAATATTGATTATACTCAAGACTTCGACTTATTTTCATTAGCAATGGGCGCTGAGATTCGTACTGACACCTATAAAATAACACCAGGTGATGAATACTCCTATAGAGATTACGATACTGTGTTAGGCCAAAGTTTATTTGCTACAGACACTGGCGCTGGTATTCAAGGTTTTGGCGGTATAGGGGCAATATCAGCCGTAGATGAAACGCGTAATGTGATTTCGTTTTATGCAGATGCTGAAATGGAAGTTACAGAAGATTTAATTGTAAGTGGTGCAGTACGCTACGATGACTACGATGGTTTTGGTGACAGCAGCAACTTCAAACTTGCTGCTAATTGGTCTTTAACTGAAGACGTTGCTATCCGTGGTGCTATGAGTACAGGCTTCCGCGCTCCATCAATGCAACAATTATATTTTAATAATATCAGTACACAATTTAAAACTAACCCAGATGATCCTACTGGTGATCAAATTGCGGTACAAGTTGGTACATTCCGTAACGACTCAACATTAGCACAAGCTATTGGTATTCCTGAGTTAAAAGAAGAAGAATCAACGAACTTTAGCCTTGGTACTGTTATTCGACTTGCTGACAGTATTAACTTAACTATCGATTGGTATTCAATTGATATTGATGATCGTATTGTATTAAGTAATTCTCTTGGTCAAGGTTTATCTTCAGCATTAGACTCAGCATTATTAGCTGCTGGCGCTGGTGGCGGACAATTTTTCTTAAATGGTGCCGATACTGAAACAACAGGTATAGATATAATAGCGACTTGGAATGGTGAGATGTTGGGTGGTGATTTAGATTTGACCTTCGCGGCTAACTTTACTGAAACTGATGTTGTTAATTTATTTACCCCTGCTAATAGTGGCCTAGGTGATGTTTCACCTGATAAGATATTTTCTGAGCAAGACATATCAATTATTGAAGAGTGGCAACCGCAGGATCGTATTAGTTTGAGTGGTTTATATAGAGTGGGTGACTTCACTGTAAACCTAGCTTTTAATCGTTATGGTGAATACACAGTTACAGATGGTGGACAACAAACCTATGGTGCTGAAATATTAACTGATCTACGTGTAAATTATCAAATGAATGAGAATATTTCATTTAATATTGGTGGTAATAATTTATTTGATGTTTACCCTGATAAGAATGAAATTGGCAACTCACGTACAGGTACTATTGTTGATGCTAGTGGTAATGTCATCGTTAATAGCCCTGGTGTATTCACATACTCTAGACGCTCTGCACCATTTGGATTTAATGGCGCGTTCTATTATGCTGGTGTTGAATATAAATTTTAA
- a CDS encoding RNA polymerase sigma factor produces MNPKDNKNKLTDTFISYRRTIKAFISRIVKPDDIDDIVQETFVRSYEANMKQEIKYARSYMLKTAKNIAYNHNAKWDNKYNDSIESFVELPLELSSNHFEDDYESKERFLSFCRATEQLSGSIRKCFILKKVYGLSQKEIAQYLQLSESTVEKHVAKGLLKSFQYMEQIHHKDGQTLVIKNIKKAKVRM; encoded by the coding sequence ATGAACCCAAAAGATAATAAAAATAAACTTACCGACACTTTTATCAGTTATCGCAGAACGATCAAGGCCTTTATTAGTCGCATTGTTAAGCCTGACGATATTGATGACATCGTACAAGAAACCTTTGTACGCAGCTACGAAGCAAATATGAAACAAGAAATAAAATATGCTCGTAGTTATATGCTTAAAACAGCTAAAAATATTGCCTATAATCATAATGCTAAATGGGACAATAAATATAATGACTCGATAGAGAGCTTTGTTGAGCTACCTCTAGAATTAAGTAGTAATCACTTTGAAGACGACTACGAGTCTAAAGAACGATTTTTATCTTTTTGTCGAGCCACTGAACAGCTATCTGGATCTATACGTAAGTGTTTTATTTTAAAGAAAGTATACGGACTTAGCCAAAAAGAAATAGCACAATATCTACAGTTAAGTGAAAGCACCGTTGAAAAGCATGTAGCTAAAGGCTTATTAAAAAGTTTTCAATATATGGAACAAATTCATCATAAAGACGGTCAAACTTTAGTAATCAAAAATATTAAAAAAGCAAAAGTACGAATGTAG
- the srmB gene encoding ATP-dependent RNA helicase SrmB, whose translation MFEQFDLDSELLANVKALGYKKPTSIQELVIPKAMTGKDILASAPTGTGKTAAFLLPIAQHLLDYPRTKPGFPRVLILTPTRELAIQIGEDSENLTKLSKIKTGVITGGVNYGSHNDILNSTTDILVATPGRLLEYIENEQFDAREIEILVLDEADRMLDLGFSEAINRIVGEARWRKQTMLFSATLESTGVIRFAKEVLTEPEFLEATPSRKEKAKIHQWLHLADSATHKLDLLVNTLKQEGVNRTVVFANKRETVQYLSGKLYAEELPCVWLEGKMPQDKRNQAIERFKNGEVKVLVATDVAARGLDIDDITHVINFDMPRQVDIYVHRIGRTGRAGSKGTAISLIEAHDMGVIGKIERYQNERLQRRVISELRPKNKEAKVASKKAKVKRTTSQKKAKAKKQIKTKVKKSKS comes from the coding sequence ATGTTTGAGCAATTTGATCTCGATTCAGAATTATTAGCCAATGTGAAAGCATTAGGTTACAAAAAGCCTACTTCTATTCAGGAATTAGTAATTCCAAAAGCAATGACAGGTAAAGATATACTTGCCTCTGCACCAACAGGAACAGGTAAAACCGCTGCATTTTTGCTTCCTATTGCTCAACATCTACTTGATTACCCTCGCACTAAACCGGGTTTCCCTCGTGTATTAATATTAACACCTACACGCGAATTAGCGATTCAAATAGGTGAAGATAGTGAAAACCTTACTAAGTTATCTAAAATAAAAACGGGTGTAATTACCGGTGGTGTAAATTATGGCAGCCATAATGATATTTTAAACAGCACTACGGATATTTTAGTTGCGACACCAGGACGGTTATTAGAATACATAGAAAACGAGCAGTTTGATGCTCGAGAAATAGAAATATTAGTACTTGATGAAGCTGATCGCATGCTAGATCTAGGCTTTAGTGAAGCGATTAATCGTATAGTAGGTGAAGCTCGTTGGCGTAAACAAACCATGCTTTTCTCAGCAACATTGGAAAGTACGGGTGTTATTCGTTTTGCGAAAGAAGTATTAACAGAGCCTGAATTTTTAGAAGCGACACCTTCACGTAAAGAAAAAGCTAAAATACACCAGTGGTTACATCTGGCGGATAGTGCAACCCATAAATTAGATTTATTGGTTAATACCTTGAAACAAGAAGGCGTGAATCGCACCGTTGTTTTTGCTAATAAACGAGAAACGGTTCAGTATCTTTCAGGCAAATTATATGCTGAAGAATTACCTTGTGTTTGGCTTGAAGGCAAAATGCCACAAGATAAACGCAACCAAGCAATTGAACGCTTTAAAAATGGTGAAGTTAAAGTACTAGTAGCAACAGACGTTGCAGCTCGTGGATTAGATATTGATGATATAACTCATGTCATTAATTTTGATATGCCACGCCAGGTCGATATTTATGTCCATCGCATTGGTCGTACAGGTAGAGCGGGTTCAAAAGGTACTGCTATTTCATTGATAGAGGCCCATGATATGGGCGTTATTGGAAAAATTGAGCGTTATCAAAATGAACGTCTTCAACGAAGAGTTATTAGTGAACTTCGCCCTAAAAATAAAGAGGCTAAGGTTGCTAGCAAAAAAGCAAAAGTGAAACGCACTACTTCTCAGAAAAAAGCTAAAGCTAAAAAACAGATCAAGACAAAAGTCAAAAAAAGTAAATCATAA